One window of Aerococcus tenax genomic DNA carries:
- a CDS encoding TetR/AcrR family transcriptional regulator, with protein MNTKIIIFLALEKLLKDKAFEKITVIEIAQAAHISRATFYRHFEDKFDLANWYYRQKAEEVFQDTSNDSPWHIFYGLSVFMGQEDATFMQVMLNERGQNSFFDFVSDIFYDYWLERYQNNVQRPSNSKERFALAIWSRGGASVWQYRLNTQKRLEAKEMADLFEFSMPDFLKASEKTSSD; from the coding sequence AAAACTATTAAAGGACAAAGCATTTGAGAAAATTACTGTCATTGAAATTGCCCAAGCTGCCCATATTTCCCGGGCTACCTTCTACCGTCATTTTGAAGACAAGTTTGACCTAGCCAATTGGTACTACCGTCAAAAAGCCGAGGAAGTCTTTCAAGATACCAGTAATGATTCTCCCTGGCACATTTTCTATGGTCTATCAGTCTTTATGGGACAAGAAGATGCCACTTTTATGCAGGTCATGTTAAACGAACGCGGACAGAATTCTTTTTTTGATTTCGTCTCTGATATCTTTTATGACTATTGGCTGGAACGCTATCAAAATAATGTTCAACGTCCCAGTAATTCAAAAGAGCGCTTTGCCCTAGCCATTTGGTCTCGGGGCGGGGCCAGTGTCTGGCAATACCGCTTAAATACACAAAAGCGCCTGGAAGCCAAAGAAATGGCCGATTTATTTGAATTCTCCATGCCTGATTTTCTCAAAGCAAGCGAAAAAACAAGCAGCGATTAA